From Cupriavidus sp. D39:
CTTATTGCCGCGCATGCTCCTCGCTATGCAAATTGGCGAGTGGCGCCGAAATCCATACCATCCCGCGTCTGTCCGCTAGCAGAACTGAACCGTCGCGATGGCCGGAGCGTAGGGGGAAGCGGATTCTTTCACGAACGTGAATGTTTCCCCGGGGGGTGTCGGCATCAAGGTCCAACCGAACCGCATCCCGCCGTGCGTGGTGGCTCCGCGGGGGCAGGCGTCCAGCCGAGAATTGGCGATGCTCTGGTCGGCGACTGCCTGGCGTCGAATCGGGGCGCTCCGCGAGGGTTCATCGTAGTGCCGACGCTTGCGAGCGTAGGCATGCGATGCCGAGTCGCGCTTCCTCGGCGCGGCACCCCCAATCGCAGGTCAGTTGGGTTTCGGCGCAGTCGCGGGTCGAGATAACGCTCGCGCACGATGGGCTTGCAGTTGCTGCGCCCGGTTCGCATCGGCCTGGGAAACGTGTCCCGCCGCCTGCCCCGCCAGATCCACGCGCGGGGCACCTTCCACCAGGCAGGTCCAGTAGCGGGTGCCGCGGCACCAGGTCCGGATTGCGTCGCGCAACACCGACTCCGTCAGGCCAATTTCCTGCGCGTGCGGGACGAGGTCCTGGAAGATGCCGATCTTGAGCGGTACCTTGGGCGCAGGATTCTTCGGAAAGGTTTGCGGGAAGCGCTTTTGCAGCTTCGCGATGGCCTGCAGCACCGGATCGACGGGCTTAGCGGGCTCATTAACGGGCTTCGCTGGGCGGGCCGAAGCCTTCGGCGGTGCGCGACGCGTCTTGGCCCGTGGCGCGGCCTTGGCTTGCTTTGCCAGTTGTTCCTTCAATGCCGCCAGTTGTTCGAAGCCCATCGTGCCCAGCCATTAAAAACGAGCTGAGATTGTAGCAACCCCTTGTGATTCGTGTTGCCGCTGACGCGGTGGCGTGGCCTTGGCCAAAGCAGGCGTCCTGGCCAGGGCGGGCACCCCCTTCACCCTTCGCGCTTCCACCCGATCCGGTGCCGTTCCTGCGTGGCTTCATGCCGCGCGTCGTCTTCGGTATGCAAATAAGCGCTGGTCGTGGCGATGGATGCGTGCCCGAAATTGTCCCTCACGAAGCGCAGGTCGACCTGCTGGTCGGTCATATGCGAGCCCGCGGTATGGCGCAGCCAGTGCGCCGAGGCGCCGGCCAGCACTTCGGCCCGGCTTTCCCAATCGGGTCCGCGCGCGCGCAGCCGCTCGGCGGCCAGCGCGAAGATTTCCTTGAGCACCAGATGCAGCGCGCCACGCGACAAGGGCTTTTCCTTGCCGATGATCGGTAGCAGGATCGGGCGATCCTCGCCTGGCAATGGTCTCGGCGCCAGGCCGTGGGCGCCCCGATAGCGCGCCAGCTCCACCATCAGCTCATCGGTGGCCGGCACCAGCCGCGTCTTGTCGCCCTTGCCCGTTACCTCCATCCACCAGCGCTCCAGGCCGTGGCTGTCACGGCGGCAGAAAAATGCCCCCATGCGCGTGCTGGCCACTTCCGTTGCCCGCAAGCCGCCGAGATACAGCACGGTGAGCAGCCAGCGGCAGCGCGCCGCGTGCAGCCGCTCGCGCTCGGTCGCAGCGTCGCGCGTCCCCGGCATGGCGTCGATGGCGTCCTTGACCGCTTGCCACATGTCGTGGCTCAGGTAGCGGGTGATGCGCGGCTTGGATGGGCTGCGCCGGCTGCGGGCCAGCGAGAGCGGGTTGCCGGCCAGGTAGCCGGCGTCGACCAGCCAGGCGAACAAGCCATTGAGGATCACCATGGTGTGGCGCGTGCTGACCGGGGAGAGCGGCCCGGCAAACGGCCGCCACCCTGGCGCGCCACGCGCGAGCTTCTTGCGCGACGCCATCACCCAGCGCGAGGCCGGCTGCGGATCGGCCAGGAAGCGCTCGTACCACAGCAAATCCTCATGCGTGAGCGACGACAGCGGTTTCCTTTGGTCTACGCGTGCTGCAGCATGGCCCACAGCAGCAGCCGCTCGGCCTCGCGCCGATAGCTTTGCAGGGTGGCGGGGGTGTCTCGGCGTACCGGGCCAGCCAGGCCGTCACGGCGGCCAGATCGTCGGCGGCCGAGATCTGCGGGGTGCCGCCGCGGGCCCGGTTGCTGCCGGCGGCGCCGGACAGCGCGGCGGGCAGGTGCAGGCGCTCGATCGGGGTGGCCGGCAAGGCGGTGAAGGCCGTGTGGGACAGCTGGCTGGATTCCATCGGTGCGGCGGGTGTCTTTTTCTCAAGGTGAGACATAATTATAGACAGAATGACACTTATGTCTAAAGATTTAGAAATTTACTCAAATTGTTAACGTATTACGTAGTAATATCTATCGAAAGTGATCTTGTCCGCCGCCCAAACATGACTGCCAGCCCCGAATACGCGTCGTCCGACGCCGCCCTGCAGGCCACGCTCGCCGCCGACGTGGCCACCGATGTGGCCCAGCTCCGCGCGCAGTTCCCCGAGACCCGCGCGCTCTACCGCGAGGTCTGCGCCTTGCTGTTCTTCCGCTACGGCATCACCCCCACCGCCAACAAGCTCTACGGCCTGGTGCGCAAGGGCAGCATGGGCACGCCCACCGAGGTGTTGGCGCAGTTCTGGCAGGACCTGCGCGGCAAGATGCGCGTGACCATCGACCACCCCGGGCTGCCGGACGCGCTCAAGGCGATCGCCGCCAATGCCGTGCAATCGATCTGGCAGGCCGCCAACGAGGCCGCCGCCGGCGAACTGGCCGCGCTGCGGGCCGAAGCGCGGTGGCAGGCGAGCGAGGCGGAGGCCCAGCGCGACCAGGCGCGCGCCGCGGTGGTGGTGGCCGAGCAGAAGACGGCGGCAGCGCAGGCTGAACTCGACGCGGCCCAGCAAGCGCGTGCGGCGCTGCAGGGGGAACTGGAGGCCGAGCGCCAGGCCCACGCGGCCGCGCAGGCGCGTCAGGAGGAAGGCCGGCGCCAGATCGAGGCGCTCGAGCGGCAACTGGGCGAGATGCATACGCAGTTCTCGGCGGACCTGGAACGTACCCGCGAGCAGGTGGCGGTGGCGCAGGATCGGGCCAGCGCCACCGAGCGCCGCGCGCTGCGCGAGATCGACCAGGAGCGCACGCTGCGCCAGAAGGCCGAGCAGGCGGTGGCAGAATTGCGCGCTGAGCTGGCGGCGGTGCAGGCGAGGGCGCAGGACGTGGCCGTGACCGGTGCCGAGGAACGGGCGCGCTTGCAGGCCGAGCGCGACACGCTCGGCCGCCTGTCGGCGCAGAGGGGCAGGCGCTTGAGCATGGCGAGGCGGCACAGGCAGGCCTGCGAGCCGAACTGGCAGCGGCGCTGCGGCGGGCCGAGCGCGCTGAAGTGGAGACCACTGCGATGCGCCGCCTGGTGTCGCCCAGGCGCCGGGCGCCGGCGACGCGCACCAAGTTCAGGCCCCGGCCGGCCTGAGGGGCGCTGGAGATGTTGGATGGAATTTATCCGCTGCGCGAGGGGACAAGACTGTGGACAAGCCGCTCGCAGGCTGAGGGCCGACGGCGTCAGCGGAGTTGAATAAAATTTAAGCAGCGAGGGCGACCACGTCCTCCCGCCGGCGCGGAATTCCGCCGGAACGCTGCCACAAGACGGCACCACGCAGGATCCGGCGCCGCCCCAAATCTCTTCACCTTCACCATGTCAATCGAAATCGAGCGCGCGCAAGCGATCACCTGGATCCGCAGCCAGATGGCCCAGCAAGGCCTGACCCTGTCCCACCTGCAGGCCGCGGGCTGCTTTGCCGAGCCGCCGCCGGCACCACCGCCTGGGGCGGTGCGCTACCGCAACGCGCAGGGGCAGGGCTGGGATGGCCGCGGCGCCATGCCGGACTGGCTGCTGCGGGCAATTAATGCCGGGCAGACCGTGGAACATTTCCGGGTCTAGTGAAGGGATGGCCGGGATTTCCTAGCGCTGAGCCGCACCGGACGATTCACAGCCACTTGGATGTCCGTGAGCGCACCCATATAAGAAGTATCGGATAGCTATCAGATACCAGTTAAATTGACCATTGATCTCCGCTATCAGCTGGATGATCGCGAAAAATCTGTGTTCCCAGCGTGGGAAAGTCGTTTTGTTCCTCGCTGAGGCAAATCGGGCAATTCAGCCGTATCGCCATGCGATTTATTGTTTTTGACCCTGAAATATAACCAAACATTGATTTAGATTTTGGGTTTATATCAGCTCGATTTTAATATTGAGACATCTCGGCGCAGAGGAAATCGACAGCGCTGGCGAGGCCCTGGAGGGCGATTTTCACTTTTTAAGGTTCCTGTTTGTGCATTTTTACAGTAAATGATAGGTACGGTTATCATGTAGTGCGAAAAGTGGTTTTTACGCCGGGAGGGCGGGGGCGGCGTGATAAAATCGGCACCTATCCCCGTCGGCCGCGCTTTTCGTCGGCGGCGGGTCGTCCATTCTTGCGGAGGCCGCGCCGTTCATGTCCCTGATTCGCAGCATCCAGGCCGAGGCCATCGAAGCCGCCACCAGCGTGTCGTCACTGCTGCGCAAGTGCAAGCTGCTCGCCGCCCGCCTCGACCACGCCCAGCTCGCGCAGTGGGTGGAGCAGGAACTGAACGGCTACCCCGACGACGCCGACCTCCCCGCATACCGGGTCACCCGCGCATATTCCTATGGAAACTTTGCGGGTCCGTTCTCAACAGCCACAGATCTGCAGATTCCAGTGGAGATCCTCCCGGAAGCCCTGCAGGATCATTACCGCGTCGCGCGGCTCGGCCACGCCATCAGCTACTATGAAGGCCTGGTGCAAGGCGCGAAACCGGCGTCCGTGCAGTTGCCCTGGAATGTCGCACTGGCGATCAAGTACGCGTCCAAGCTGACACCCAATATGCAGTGCATAGCGGCGTGGCAACAGATACCGATTGGCGCGATCGACCGGCTGCTCGATGCGATCAAGAATGCAGTGCTCGGCTATGCGATCGACTTGGAGAGAGCCAGCCCGGACGCAGGTGAACTGCCTATGGGCGCAAAACCCATCAGTGAGGAACGATTGACTCAGATCTTCAATACCAACATCGCCGGCAGCGTCGGCAACGTGGCCAACGGCGGTAGCGGGTTTTCGCAGACCGCCCAGGTGACCGCGGGCACGGGCGACTGGGACGCGCTGCGCCAGCAGCTTTTGTCGCTGGGGCTCAAGGAAGCGGATCTCGCCGGGTTGAAAGCCGACCTGGACGAGGCGAGGGCGAAGGGGAGCGGACTGGAAGGCAAGCCGCAGTCGTGGATGGGCAAGCTGGCGGGCAAGGCCATCGAAGGCGCCGCCGGGGTCGGCGTGGAGGCGTTGGCGGGTGGCGTAGCAAAGGCGATCGGCGCCTATCTGGGTGTGTCGTAACGCCAGGCCAAAATAGAAAAGGGCGCTCCGCAGAGCGCCCCCAAAGCAGGAAGTTGGGGGTCCGCCCACCCGAAGGTAGCTGCCGACACTGATCCCAACTTTTCACTTGCAATTGTCCAAGATTTCCACCTTTAAGTCAATGGACCACCTTTCCGACGAGGAACTGGCCGCCGTAGCGGCGCTGCTATCAAGTGAGCGATTAAGCACCTTCGAGCGGCTGGCGGGCTCCAACCGCGGCGCCATTGCCTTGCACCAGGAGATGTTGCGGCTTGCCGCCTCGCTGATGACGGTCACGGCAGTGGTGGAGATCGCGCTGCGCAATGCGGTCTGCGACAGGTTGACCGATCATTTCGGCGTCGCCGACTGGCTGCGCGGCCCGACCGGCCCCTTCAACTGGGGCGCGGAAGAACGGGACAAGATCATCCAAGCCGAGAAAAGCGCGCAGAAGGCCGCCTACGCCAAGCTCACCCAGGAGCAAAAGCGCCAACTTGACGCGGCGGCCTTCCGCAACCGGGGCGGGACGGCTCCCGCGGGCATTCCCCATGAGCAGCTGTCCAGGGTCAGGCAGGCCGCGATCCCGGTCCCGATGGGGCAGGTGGTGGCGCAGCTCACCATGTATTTCTGGAAACGTCTCTTCTCGGGCGACTACGACCACGCGCTGTGGAAGCCGGCGCTCAAGCGCGTCTTCCCGGACAAATCAATCTCGCGCGCGGCCGTGGCCAGCCATCTCGAATCGATCTACCAGACCCGGAACCGCATCGCCCACCACGAGCCGGTCTATGGCCGCCGCCTGGCGCAGACCGAGGCCGCGATCGAGTTCGTGGCGCGACACCTTGGCAGCCGGGGACAGGACGGGTTGACCCCGCTGGAGAAGCTGCTGCAACCGGAGATGGCGGAGTTGCGGAACCGAGCGGGCGAAATGCGGAGACGGCTGGATGCCCTCCAGGCTGGGGCAAGCTAGTTGAGCGTGGCGGCTTGGCTGCGATGCATCACCCTCGCGACGAGCTCGCTATGCCCTACCGGTTGCAGCGGGCAGTCTCTCTCAATTAAGTGGAAACTTGCAGCACAGCAAAAGGGTAATGGACGTGACTGACTTCAACGCAGTCGGTTTTTTGGCGGACGACCTTACGCAGTGGCGCGAAAATGTGCGTCAGGCCTTCCCTGATGCCTTCGCGATCGCCCATCGCATGAACAACATGGGTATGCGGATACTGTGGGAACTGCCTGCTGAGAATGTCACCGAGCCACAGGTTTGGGCCGTTGCCGGGTATGCAAGGGCTATTGAATCGTTCCAGACAACCGTCCTCCTTGCGGAGCGCGGGGCTTTGGCTGAGGCCCGCGCACTAGCGAGACTCTGCGCTGAATCGGTAATCGTCACCGCCGGGCTTCTGAAGGTTGAGGGTACGTTGGAGAAGCTGCACGAGGACGCGGCCAAGCACAAGCTGGGCGTGTGCAACCGTATGCTGGCTATCAATGCCAAGAGCGGCAATGCCGAGTTGTTGGCCCGCTTTGAGAACGAGAAAGCCGAGATAGTGGCCGAGTTCGGTGAGCCCAGACCGCTGAAGCTCTGGCCCCTCGCACAGCAAGCCGGGCTGGAAATGCTTTACGAACTTTCCTACCGACTCCTTTCAGGCAATGGCGCGCATGCGACCATTGGAGCGTTTCAACGTCATATGGCACCCGGTAAAGACGGACACCTGGACCAATATGTTTTCAGCCCCGACGCGTCCGACATGCGCTCGACGCTGCTCAGCGCAAACGCGGCCATGATCCATTTGATCGGATTGGCCGTCGACTTCATGGGGTTGAACGGCTATGAGGCCGAGTCCCGCGAATTGCTTCTGCACTGGACTGTCGTGAAGCACGAACTTGAGGCTGCCGACTAACTCGTACAGACGAATGGGCTGGAAGCCAAACGACGGAACTAAATTCTGGTGGCAAACATCGGCGTTGGTGTGAACCAAGTCACCCCAGCCTCAGACTGACAGGTCAGGGGCGGCCCCGGTTGACGAGCGCTCCTCGAACGAACCGGAGCCTGCCTAGCCAATTCAGATCCAAATAAGCCCCGCAAGTCGTAGTTTTTCCCTGTCGAATCCCACGCACGTCTAGTCCAGACTATCTGTGCGGCCTGGCTGGGCCGCTCGGCTCGGCGCCAACCTTCAATGCGCGCATGTTTCAGCCGATAACCATGTGGGTAGCTCCTATTGGGGGCTACGCTAAAAGGGATATTTATGAAGAACACGGTAGCACTCTGCGCGCTTTCAATGCTGGCAGCATCGTCCATCGCCCACGCGGCAACAACCCAGGTCGAAGTGAAAGTTGAATCGCCCAGTTTTGTTTCGGGGGTGAAGACCATCGAGCTAGAGGACAACGTGCCGCAGACCATCACCTTCCAAG
This genomic window contains:
- a CDS encoding DNA-binding protein, whose protein sequence is MTASPEYASSDAALQATLAADVATDVAQLRAQFPETRALYREVCALLFFRYGITPTANKLYGLVRKGSMGTPTEVLAQFWQDLRGKMRVTIDHPGLPDALKAIAANAVQSIWQAANEAAAGELAALRAEARWQASEAEAQRDQARAAVVVAEQKTAAAQAELDAAQQARAALQGELEAERQAHAAAQARQEEGRRQIEALERQLGEMHTQFSADLERTREQVAVAQDRASATERRALREIDQERTLRQKAEQAVAELRAELAAVQARAQDVAVTGAEERARLQAERDTLGRLSAQRGRRLSMARRHRQACEPNWQRRCGGPSALKWRPLRCAAWCRPGAGRRRRAPSSGPGRPEGRWRCWMEFIRCARGQDCGQAARRLRADGVSGVE
- a CDS encoding DUF5677 domain-containing protein; this translates as MDVTDFNAVGFLADDLTQWRENVRQAFPDAFAIAHRMNNMGMRILWELPAENVTEPQVWAVAGYARAIESFQTTVLLAERGALAEARALARLCAESVIVTAGLLKVEGTLEKLHEDAAKHKLGVCNRMLAINAKSGNAELLARFENEKAEIVAEFGEPRPLKLWPLAQQAGLEMLYELSYRLLSGNGAHATIGAFQRHMAPGKDGHLDQYVFSPDASDMRSTLLSANAAMIHLIGLAVDFMGLNGYEAESRELLLHWTVVKHELEAAD
- a CDS encoding ProQ/FinO family protein — translated: MGFEQLAALKEQLAKQAKAAPRAKTRRAPPKASARPAKPVNEPAKPVDPVLQAIAKLQKRFPQTFPKNPAPKVPLKIGIFQDLVPHAQEIGLTESVLRDAIRTWCRGTRYWTCLVEGAPRVDLAGQAAGHVSQADANRAQQLQAHRARALSRPATAPKPN
- a CDS encoding H-NS family nucleoid-associated regulatory protein; amino-acid sequence: MSIEIERAQAITWIRSQMAQQGLTLSHLQAAGCFAEPPPAPPPGAVRYRNAQGQGWDGRGAMPDWLLRAINAGQTVEHFRV